One segment of Chryseobacterium viscerum DNA contains the following:
- a CDS encoding DUF4919 domain-containing protein has translation MKTYEKVFEFLTDPTKETFLKCRELVINDPEYDPYSEDIENIQNLLNEGKFEEVIQYVNVNILLSPRAHIYKYFAYKELGDEKGRSIEMTITQIIFECLEKTGNGTKDSPYIITRISDERDLIRHHLNKQDVSQNLVKDGAKIMDALTLDDGTQLYFDIKDPYHRLAFSFSKRNEQAESKDVEKVQKKKWWKF, from the coding sequence ATGAAAACGTATGAGAAAGTATTTGAATTTTTAACTGACCCCACAAAAGAAACCTTCCTGAAGTGCCGTGAGCTGGTAATCAATGATCCTGAATATGATCCTTATTCCGAAGATATTGAAAATATCCAGAATTTACTCAATGAAGGAAAATTTGAAGAGGTTATACAATATGTAAATGTCAATATTCTGTTAAGTCCGAGAGCACATATCTATAAATATTTTGCGTACAAGGAACTGGGTGATGAAAAAGGGAGGAGTATTGAAATGACAATCACTCAGATTATTTTTGAATGCCTTGAGAAGACAGGAAACGGAACTAAAGATTCTCCCTATATTATTACAAGAATTTCCGATGAAAGAGATCTGATCAGACATCATCTCAATAAACAGGATGTATCGCAAAATCTGGTCAAAGATGGAGCTAAAATCATGGATGCGCTTACCCTGGATGATGGAACGCAATTGTACTTTGACATCAAAGATCCCTATCATAGACTTGCTTTTTCGTTCAGCAAAAGAAATGAGCAGGCGGAAAGTAAAGATGTAGAGAAAGTTCAAAAGAAAAAATGGTGGAAATTTTAA
- a CDS encoding AAA family ATPase has product MNQNINQLNTVLNYVKETFVGKNDVVDLLGICLLARENAFLYGPPGTAKSAIVRTLAKTVKDGKNFEYLLTRFTEPNEIFGPFDIRKLKEGELLTNTEGMMPEASMVFLDEIFNANSAILNSLLMALNEKIFKRGKETKHLPALMFVGASNVLPEDEALNALFDRFLVRINVDYVKPELLQQVLLAGRKLENDEEVEIPEIHADEIRQLQNLCRAIDLKPIYEVYLNTIMSLRNTGIAISDRRAVKLQNLIAASALICGRKEAVLSDLWVLKHIWDTEEQIEILEGIINRTIEKDDHPDSHPQAMQNKTPNPEEVMKDVTILVEKWNGGMLSFEEQNVIKDKLRYLQTRCDWIRNPEQKQYIQQEIESLWQKILQSV; this is encoded by the coding sequence ATGAATCAAAATATAAATCAACTCAATACAGTTCTTAACTACGTAAAAGAAACTTTTGTAGGCAAAAATGATGTTGTAGATCTATTGGGAATATGCCTTTTGGCGAGAGAAAATGCCTTTTTGTACGGGCCTCCGGGTACAGCAAAATCAGCTATTGTCAGGACTCTGGCAAAAACAGTGAAAGACGGGAAAAACTTTGAATATTTATTAACCCGCTTTACAGAACCGAACGAAATCTTCGGACCTTTTGATATCAGAAAACTGAAAGAAGGAGAACTCCTAACCAATACAGAAGGAATGATGCCTGAAGCTTCCATGGTTTTCCTGGATGAGATATTCAATGCCAATTCTGCTATTCTGAACTCACTTTTAATGGCACTCAATGAGAAGATTTTTAAAAGAGGAAAAGAAACCAAGCATTTACCCGCATTGATGTTCGTAGGAGCAAGTAACGTTCTTCCGGAAGATGAAGCGTTGAACGCATTGTTTGATCGTTTTCTTGTGAGAATCAATGTAGATTACGTAAAACCTGAACTATTACAGCAGGTGCTTTTAGCCGGAAGAAAACTTGAGAATGATGAAGAAGTGGAAATTCCGGAAATTCACGCTGATGAGATCAGGCAGCTTCAGAACCTGTGCAGAGCAATAGACCTTAAACCCATATATGAAGTCTATCTGAATACCATTATGAGCCTTAGGAATACTGGAATTGCCATTTCAGACCGTAGAGCAGTAAAACTTCAGAACCTGATCGCAGCAAGTGCCCTGATCTGTGGAAGAAAAGAAGCGGTACTTTCCGATCTTTGGGTATTGAAACATATCTGGGATACAGAAGAACAGATTGAAATTCTGGAAGGGATTATCAACAGAACGATCGAGAAAGATGATCACCCGGATTCACATCCACAAGCGATGCAGAACAAAACACCTAATCCAGAGGAAGTCATGAAAGATGTGACAATTCTTGTGGAAAAATGGAATGGCGGAATGCTGAGCTTTGAAGAACAGAATGTGATTAAAGATAAACTGAGATACTTACAGACCCGCTGTGACTGGATCAGAAATCCGGAGCAGAAACAGTATATCCAGCAAGAAATTGAAAGCTTATGGCAGAAGATTCTTCAAAGCGTTTAA